In a genomic window of Callithrix jacchus isolate 240 chromosome 22, calJac240_pri, whole genome shotgun sequence:
- the ZNF613 gene encoding zinc finger protein 613 isoform X1, whose protein sequence is MITSQESLTLEDVAVEFTWEEWQLLGPSQKDLYRDVMLENYSNLVSVGYQASKPDALSKLEQGEPWTIENEIHSQVCPENKKVDNHLQMHSRNQRCLKRVEQCHKHNAFGSIIHQRKSDFPLRQNHDTFDLHGKILKSNLSLVNQNKRYEIKNSVEVNGDGKSFLHAKHEHLYNEMNFPKCGNSVNTNSQFITHQQTQKIDKPHECTECGKAFLKKSRLVDHQRVHTGEKPHGCSICGKAFSRKSRLTEHQKTHVGERRYECTDCDKAFRWKSQFIAHQKIHTGEKPYVCSDCGKGFIKKSRLINHQRVHTGEKPHGCSLCEKAFSRKSRLTEHQRTHTGEKPYECTECDKVFRWKSQLNAHQKTHTGEKSYICSDCGKGFIQKGNLIVHQRTHTGEKPYICNECGKGFIQKGNLLIHQRTHTGEKPYVCNECGKGFSQKTCLISHQRFHTGKTPFVCTECGKSCSHKSGLINHQRIHTGEKPYTCSDCGKAFRDKSCLNRHRRTHTGERPYGCSDCGKAFSHLSCLVYHKGMLHAREKCVGLVKLENTFSESHSSSHTSDLIQDRLC, encoded by the exons ATGATCACATCCCAG GAATCACTGACCCTGGAGGATGTGGCTGTGGAGTTCACCTGGGAGGAGTGGCAGCTCCTGGGCCCATCTCAGAAGGACCTGTACCGGGACGTGATGTTAGAGAACTATAGCAACCTGGTGTCAGTGG GGTATCAAGCCAGCAAGCCAGATGCGCTCTCCAAGTTAGAACAAGGAGAACCATGGACCATAGAAAATGAAATCCACAGCCAAGTCTGTCCAG AAAACAAGAAAGTTGACAATCATTTACAGATGCACTCACGAAACCAAAGATGTCTGAAGAGAGTGGAACAATGCCATAAACATAATGCATTTGGAAGCATCATTCATCAGAGGAAAAGTGATTTTCCTTTAAGGCAAAATCATGATACATTTGACTTACATGGGAAAATATTGAAATCAAATTTAAGTTTAGTCAACCAGAACAAAAGGTATGAAATCAAGAATTCTGTTGAGGTTAATGGAGATGGAAAATCCTTCCTTCATGCCAAGCATGAACACCTTTATAATGAAATGAACTTCCCCAAATGTGGAAATTCTGTGAATACAAATTCACAATTCATTACGCATCAGCAAACTCAAAAGATAGATAAACCCCATGAATGCACTGAGTGTGGAAAGGCTTTCCTCAAAAAGTCTCGCCTCGTCGATCATCAGAgagttcatactggagagaaacctcaCGGATGCAGTATATGTGGGAAAGCCTTCTCTAGAAAGTCCAGGCTCACTGAACATCAGAAAACTCATGTAGGAGAGAGACGGTATGAATGCACTGACTGTGACAAAGCATTTCGCTGGAAATCACAGTTCATTGCACATCAGAAAAtacatacaggagagaaaccctatgtaTGCAGTGATTGTGGAAAAGGCTTCATCAAGAAGTCTCGgctcattaatcatcagagagttcatacaggagagaaacctcaCGGATGCAGCCTGTGTGAGAAAGCCTTCTCCAGAAAGTCTAGGCTCACTGAACACCAGCGaactcatacaggagagaaaccctatgaatgcaCTGAATGTGACAAAGTGTTCCGCTGGAAATCACAGCTCAATGCACATCAGAAAACTCACACAGGAGAGAAGTCGTATATATGCAGTGACTGTGGAAAAGGCTTCATTCAGAAAGGAAATCTCATCGTACATCAGCGAactcatactggagaaaaaccctatATATGCAATGAATGTGGAAAAGGCTTCATCCAAAAGGGCAATCTCCTTATTCATCAACGTACTcacactggtgagaaaccctaCGTATGCAATGAATGTGGGAAAGGCTTCAGCCAGAAGACATGCTTAATATCCCATCAGAGATTTCACACAGGAAAGACACCCTTTGTATGTACTGAGTGTGGAAAATCCTGCTCACACAAGTCGGGTCTCATTAACCACCAGAGAATTCACACAGGAGAGAAGCCCTATACGTGCAGTGACTGTGGGAAAGCTTTCAGAGATAAATCATGTCTCAATAGACATCGAAGAACTCATACAGGAGAGAGACCCTATGGATGCTCTGATTGTGGGAAAGCTTTCTCCCACTTGTCATGCCTAGTTTATCATAAGGGAATGCTGCATGCAAGAGAGAAATGTGTAGGTTTAGTCAAATTGGAAAATACTTTCTCAGAAAGTCACAGCTCATCACATACAAGTGATCTCATACAGGATAGACTCTGTTAA
- the ZNF613 gene encoding zinc finger protein 613 (The RefSeq protein has 1 substitution compared to this genomic sequence), whose translation MITSQESLTLEDVAVEFTWEEWQLLGPSQKDLYRDVMLENYSNLVSVGYQASKPDALSKLEQGEPWTIENEIHSQVCPENKKVDNHLQMHSRNQRCLKRVEQCHKHNAFGSIIHQRKSDFPLRQNHDTFDLHGKILKSNLSLVNQNKRYEIKNSVEVNGDGKSFLHAKHEHLYNEMNFPKCGNSVNTNSQFITHQQTQKIDKPHECTECGKAFLKKSRLVDHQRVHTGEKPHGCSICGKAFSRKSRLTEHQKTHVGERRYECTDCDKAFRWKSQFIAHQKIHTGEKPYVCSDCGKGFIKKSRLVNHQRVHTGEKPHGCSLCEKAFSRKSRLTEHQRTHTGEKPYECTECDKVFRWKSQLNAHQKTHTGEKSYICSDCGKGFIQKGNLIVHQRTHTGEKPYICNECGKGFIQKGNLLIHQRTHTGEKPYVCNECGKGFSQKTCLISHQRFHTGKTPFVCTECGKSCSHKSGLINHQRIHTGEKPYTCSDCGKAFRDKSCLNRHRRTHTGERPYGCSDCGKAFSHLSCLVYHKGMLHAREKCVGLVKLENTFSESHSSSHTSDLIQDRLC comes from the exons ATGATCACATCCCAG GAATCACTGACCCTGGAGGATGTGGCTGTGGAGTTCACCTGGGAGGAGTGGCAGCTCCTGGGCCCATCTCAGAAGGACCTGTACCGGGACGTGATGTTAGAGAACTATAGCAACCTGGTGTCAGTGG GGTATCAAGCCAGCAAGCCAGATGCGCTCTCCAAGTTAGAACAAGGAGAACCATGGACCATAGAAAATGAAATCCACAGCCAAGTCTGTCCAG AAAACAAGAAAGTTGACAATCATTTACAGATGCACTCACGAAACCAAAGATGTCTGAAGAGAGTGGAACAATGCCATAAACATAATGCATTTGGAAGCATCATTCATCAGAGGAAAAGTGATTTTCCTTTAAGGCAAAATCATGATACATTTGACTTACATGGGAAAATATTGAAATCAAATTTAAGTTTAGTCAACCAGAACAAAAGGTATGAAATCAAGAATTCTGTTGAGGTTAATGGAGATGGAAAATCCTTCCTTCATGCCAAGCATGAACACCTTTATAATGAAATGAACTTCCCCAAATGTGGAAATTCTGTGAATACAAATTCACAATTCATTACGCATCAGCAAACTCAAAAGATAGATAAACCCCATGAATGCACTGAGTGTGGAAAGGCTTTCCTCAAAAAGTCTCGCCTCGTCGATCATCAGAgagttcatactggagagaaacctcaCGGATGCAGTATATGTGGGAAAGCCTTCTCTAGAAAGTCCAGGCTCACTGAACATCAGAAAACTCATGTAGGAGAGAGACGGTATGAATGCACTGACTGTGACAAAGCATTTCGCTGGAAATCACAGTTCATTGCACATCAGAAAAtacatacaggagagaaaccctatgtaTGCAGTGATTGTGGAAAAGGCTTCATCAAGAAGTCTCGgctcattaatcatcagagagttcatacaggagagaaacctcaCGGATGCAGCCTGTGTGAGAAAGCCTTCTCCAGAAAGTCTAGGCTCACTGAACACCAGCGaactcatacaggagagaaaccctatgaatgcaCTGAATGTGACAAAGTGTTCCGCTGGAAATCACAGCTCAATGCACATCAGAAAACTCACACAGGAGAGAAGTCGTATATATGCAGTGACTGTGGAAAAGGCTTCATTCAGAAAGGAAATCTCATCGTACATCAGCGAactcatactggagaaaaaccctatATATGCAATGAATGTGGAAAAGGCTTCATCCAAAAGGGCAATCTCCTTATTCATCAACGTACTcacactggtgagaaaccctaCGTATGCAATGAATGTGGGAAAGGCTTCAGCCAGAAGACATGCTTAATATCCCATCAGAGATTTCACACAGGAAAGACACCCTTTGTATGTACTGAGTGTGGAAAATCCTGCTCACACAAGTCGGGTCTCATTAACCACCAGAGAATTCACACAGGAGAGAAGCCCTATACGTGCAGTGACTGTGGGAAAGCTTTCAGAGATAAATCATGTCTCAATAGACATCGAAGAACTCATACAGGAGAGAGACCCTATGGATGCTCTGATTGTGGGAAAGCTTTCTCCCACTTGTCATGCCTAGTTTATCATAAGGGAATGCTGCATGCAAGAGAGAAATGTGTAGGTTTAGTCAAATTGGAAAATACTTTCTCAGAAAGTCACAGCTCATCACATACAAGTGATCTCATACAGGATAGACTCTGTTAA